Part of the Rhodothermaceae bacterium genome, CAACGTTTCGCTTGCCTCAGCTGCTGAATCACGATGGGAGTTCTGGAAGGAAGGAATTGTTCGCGGACTTGTTTGACGGCCCAACGCCAGTCTTGCGGAGTCCGGGGTGGAGTGCGCTTGAAATCCCCCCAACGTGCCGCTTCGGCCAGGATCATCGAACGGACTTCATTGACTCGGGCATCCCAACGCGCAAACACAGATGAGTCACTTAACGCTCCTTCTCTCGAAAAATGCTGGTGCGCAAGTTCAGCAAACCGTAGTCGATAGTGGCCTGCTCCCATGAGTTGTTGATGAATCCATTGCGGATTGCTGCGCTCAAATTCGTCTCCCACGGAAAAAGGACCCGTACGATCATGAGGCTTTGACTCGGTTCCAGGCCCAGGGAAAAGGGTAAATTCCGCGTCATGCACAAAGAAGACGAATCCCCGATTTCCCTTACGATCCCGCATGCCGATCCAATTATTCGTGACATGGTCTCCAACAATAATAGGACCGTCTGTATTCGCCCTCCAGAAGATAATCAGCATGTACTGAATCAAGTTGTCTGCATCCAGGAGCACGGGATAATCGGAATTGGGGGAGCCGTCTGGATTCAAACCCCGCAGCTTCATATACACGGCATTCCGTTCCTGTTCGTCGACCAGCTGCGCAAGCTGATTCACTTCATCGTACAGAAGAGACCAGGCTTTTTGGTTACCTTCAGAGAACTCTATATGGCCATTATCGTGCTTCACCACATCGAAGTCGTCTTTATCTCCGCCAATATAGAACTCCCCATGCCACTGATCTGCTCTCTCCTGAGTCTGGTACATCCCCCAGTACTGGCCATTCAGGTATAGATGATAGTAGCGGCTTCGGGTATACGGCATCCCCATATCGCGCTGCGTGTCCCGGGAAAACACATCCCGCAGGAAGGTATGGTGAGGCGATCCCTGTAAAGACCAGGAATTACTCTGTGCCGTACGGAGATCAAACTTGTCGAACTCATCTACCCCCTCGTCTCCAAACAGGTCATAGTCAAGATTTTTAGGGCCGTATGCTCCACGGAAATAGAGTCGAAACGAGTGTTTGGGATTTGTGTTTTTACGAGTGGCCCAGCCGCCTCGAATCCGAAGTCCTGCGTTAACTGCAAATCCATTTTTGGCTCCATGTCGGGGGGATTGGTCGATTTCATCAAAAAAATCAGGGGGATAGATCAACTCAATCGAAACCGGACGTTCTGAGTCTCTCCCTTTTTTCTCCGAATTGGAGAACAGTCCCCGCTCCTCGTCAAAAAGAGAATCAAACGGCAATACCAAGGAAAAGGAAGGTGCCGAGGTCAGGGCCGTAATGAGTTGTTTCTGATGGCCCTCA contains:
- a CDS encoding T9SS type A sorting domain-containing protein — translated: MAFRLGGGAVDMGMDPNIVEGHQKQLITALTSAPSFSLVLPFDSLFDEERGLFSNSEKKGRDSERPVSIELIYPPDFFDEIDQSPRHGAKNGFAVNAGLRIRGGWATRKNTNPKHSFRLYFRGAYGPKNLDYDLFGDEGVDEFDKFDLRTAQSNSWSLQGSPHHTFLRDVFSRDTQRDMGMPYTRSRYYHLYLNGQYWGMYQTQERADQWHGEFYIGGDKDDFDVVKHDNGHIEFSEGNQKAWSLLYDEVNQLAQLVDEQERNAVYMKLRGLNPDGSPNSDYPVLLDADNLIQYMLIIFWRANTDGPIIVGDHVTNNWIGMRDRKGNRGFVFFVHDAEFTLFPGPGTESKPHDRTGPFSVGDEFERSNPQWIHQQLMGAGHYRLRFAELAHQHFSREGALSDSSVFARWDARVNEVRSMILAEAARWGDFKRTPPRTPQDWRWAVKQVREQFLPSRTPIVIQQLRQAKRWESGRPGDTLVDAPLYGDILTSRTTNGQGFETSLEQNYPNPFNSATFISFSLKTQQHTTLTVYDLLGRKMKLLVDDRMPSGTHRIAFDAQPLVSGTYLYTLRTGNRIVTKRMILMK